A portion of the Burkholderia sp. GAS332 genome contains these proteins:
- a CDS encoding fatty-acyl-CoA synthase, whose translation MHTLPGSLALEVPADGVAYVRGSTDVPLSESTVGQFLRETARRFPDRQAVVFREQLVRWTWKEFDDHVDQLAAGFLSFGIGKGDRVGIWSPNRFEWLLTQFATARIGAVLVNINPAYRVAELEYALRKVRCKALVTAESFKTSNYISMLLDIAPELASQQPDAVRVERLPDLRTVISVGDWRVSGVMSFHSVMQRGDGMLRDKGREAVDAVERTLSPHDPINIQFTSGTTGSPKGATLTHRNIVNNARFVGMAMKLSEADSLCIPVPLYHCFGMVLGVLACVSVGAQMVFPGEGFDAGATLAAVAEERCTALHGVPTMFIAELGHADFSSFDLSSLRTGIMAGSPCPVETMNQVVTKMHMREVTIAYGMTETSPVSFQSATTDPLDKRTTTVGRIQPHLEVKIVDFDGRTVSVGETGELCTRGYSVMQGYWEDESKTRESIVDGWMHTGDLATIDADGYCNIVGRLKDMVIRGGENIYPREVEEYLFRHPKIQNVQVFGVPDEKNGEELCAWIVLRKGEGSTEEDIRDFCRGQIAHYKVPKYIRFVNELPMTVTGKVQKFAMREEMIRYLNLTGQKTA comes from the coding sequence ATGCACACTTTACCCGGTTCCCTGGCGCTCGAGGTGCCTGCCGATGGCGTCGCCTACGTAAGGGGTTCGACGGACGTTCCCTTGAGTGAGTCTACAGTTGGCCAGTTTCTCAGGGAAACAGCGCGCCGGTTTCCTGATCGGCAAGCTGTGGTGTTCCGGGAGCAACTTGTACGATGGACATGGAAGGAGTTTGACGACCATGTCGATCAACTCGCCGCAGGTTTCCTGTCATTCGGAATAGGAAAGGGGGACCGGGTCGGCATCTGGTCGCCCAACCGGTTCGAATGGTTGCTCACGCAGTTCGCGACAGCGCGCATCGGCGCTGTATTAGTCAACATCAACCCCGCCTATCGTGTAGCGGAACTCGAGTACGCGCTGCGGAAAGTACGCTGCAAAGCGCTCGTCACCGCTGAGAGTTTCAAAACGTCGAACTACATTTCGATGCTGCTCGACATCGCGCCTGAGCTAGCGTCGCAGCAGCCGGACGCGGTGAGGGTCGAACGTCTGCCCGACCTTCGTACGGTGATTTCCGTGGGTGATTGGCGCGTATCGGGCGTCATGTCATTCCACTCGGTTATGCAGCGCGGAGACGGGATGCTTCGCGACAAGGGGCGTGAGGCAGTCGATGCCGTCGAGCGAACACTTTCCCCCCATGACCCGATCAATATCCAGTTCACGAGCGGCACCACCGGTAGTCCGAAGGGCGCAACGCTGACACACCGGAACATTGTCAACAACGCGCGTTTTGTTGGCATGGCGATGAAGCTGTCCGAAGCCGACTCGCTCTGTATTCCTGTCCCGCTGTACCACTGTTTTGGCATGGTGCTCGGCGTATTGGCGTGCGTGTCGGTTGGCGCGCAGATGGTCTTCCCGGGCGAAGGATTCGACGCCGGCGCGACCCTCGCGGCGGTCGCGGAAGAGCGTTGCACCGCACTTCACGGGGTGCCGACCATGTTTATCGCAGAACTGGGGCATGCGGACTTTTCATCGTTTGATCTGAGCAGTCTGCGGACCGGCATCATGGCTGGATCGCCCTGTCCTGTGGAAACAATGAATCAGGTCGTGACCAAAATGCACATGCGAGAGGTCACCATTGCGTATGGTATGACAGAGACTAGTCCTGTGTCGTTTCAGAGCGCAACCACGGATCCGCTCGATAAACGCACGACAACGGTCGGGCGGATTCAGCCTCATCTCGAGGTAAAGATTGTTGATTTCGATGGTCGTACGGTATCTGTGGGTGAGACGGGAGAACTCTGTACAAGAGGGTACTCGGTGATGCAGGGGTACTGGGAAGACGAATCGAAGACACGCGAAAGCATCGTTGACGGATGGATGCATACAGGCGATCTCGCAACCATCGACGCCGATGGATATTGCAACATCGTCGGGAGGCTGAAGGATATGGTGATTCGAGGGGGAGAGAACATCTATCCCCGCGAAGTTGAGGAATACCTCTTCAGGCATCCAAAAATACAGAATGTGCAGGTGTTTGGCGTGCCGGATGAGAAGAACGGCGAGGAATTGTGCGCCTGGATCGTGCTGCGGAAAGGTGAAGGTTCGACTGAGGAAGATATCCGAGACTTTTGCCGAGGACAGATCGCTCACTACAAGGTGCCAAAGTATATTCGCTTCGTTAATGAATTGCCGATGACTGTGACGGGCAAAGTACAGAAGTTCGCCATGCGTGAGGAGATGATCCGCTATCTCAATCTGACCGGGCAAAAGACCGCCTGA
- a CDS encoding 2,4-dichlorophenol 6-monooxygenase — MYEITTDVLIVGTGPAGSASAALLSTYGVKNMVINQYRWLANTPRAHITNLRTMEVLRDLGQQVEQEAYLYATDQDLMGGTVFCESLTGEEIGRVPSWGLHPLSRAERQLSSPTKMNDLPQTFMEPLLFKTACARGTEARMSTEYLSHTQTDEGVLTRCRDRLSGEEFTVRSKYLIGADGGNSKVAKDAGLPFEGQMGVRGSMNIWFRADLSEFVAHRPAVLYPIMQPGAEVGGIGMGLIRMVRPWNEWLIVWGYDINEPTPVVDEAKATTIARQLVGKPDLEIELLGANTWTVNNMYATRMHDGRVFCMGDATHRHPPSGGLGSNTSIQDAFNLAWKLAAVIKGQAGEALLDTYSAERAPIAKQIVTRANQSIAEFAPLYSALGIDKSNDGEVLQANMHARSGSTAAAEKQRDEIREALAFKRYELDAQGVEMNQRYHSSAAVTDGQAEPEFTRDRELYYQTTTWPGARLPHAWIFDARGRQHSTLDLAGHGRFVLFTGLGGEAWVEAASTVGEELGVEVDVHVIGPRQSYADHTGDWARVREIGDSGCVLTRPDHHVAWRSLALPNDPAAELRRVLKQVLSK; from the coding sequence ATGTATGAAATAACCACGGATGTACTCATCGTCGGAACGGGGCCAGCCGGCTCCGCCAGCGCCGCGCTGCTTTCGACGTACGGCGTCAAAAACATGGTCATCAACCAATACCGTTGGTTGGCCAACACGCCGCGAGCGCACATCACAAACCTGCGCACCATGGAGGTCCTTCGCGACCTCGGCCAGCAAGTGGAGCAGGAGGCTTACCTGTACGCGACCGATCAGGATCTGATGGGTGGGACGGTCTTCTGCGAAAGTCTGACCGGTGAGGAAATTGGCAGGGTGCCCAGTTGGGGGCTGCATCCGCTGTCAAGAGCGGAACGGCAATTGTCGAGTCCGACAAAGATGAACGATCTGCCGCAGACGTTCATGGAACCGCTGCTGTTCAAGACGGCTTGCGCACGCGGTACCGAGGCACGGATGAGCACGGAGTATCTGAGCCATACGCAGACCGATGAGGGTGTGCTCACGCGCTGCCGTGACCGCTTGTCGGGGGAGGAGTTCACGGTCAGATCAAAGTACCTTATCGGCGCAGACGGCGGGAACTCCAAGGTCGCAAAGGACGCGGGTTTGCCTTTCGAAGGGCAGATGGGTGTGCGGGGGTCGATGAACATCTGGTTCCGCGCGGACCTGTCTGAGTTCGTTGCACACCGCCCGGCGGTGTTGTACCCCATCATGCAACCGGGTGCAGAAGTGGGTGGCATCGGGATGGGCCTGATCCGGATGGTGCGGCCTTGGAATGAGTGGTTGATTGTTTGGGGCTATGACATCAACGAACCTACGCCGGTTGTGGACGAGGCCAAGGCCACCACGATCGCGCGGCAACTGGTGGGCAAGCCGGATCTCGAGATCGAACTGTTGGGGGCGAATACCTGGACCGTGAACAACATGTATGCCACCCGCATGCACGACGGCAGAGTGTTTTGCATGGGCGATGCGACCCATCGGCACCCGCCGTCTGGCGGGTTGGGCTCCAACACATCGATTCAGGACGCGTTTAACCTCGCGTGGAAGCTCGCGGCCGTCATCAAGGGGCAGGCGGGTGAAGCGCTTCTGGATACGTATTCGGCTGAGCGTGCGCCGATCGCCAAGCAGATCGTCACCCGCGCCAACCAGTCGATTGCCGAATTTGCTCCGCTTTATAGCGCGCTTGGCATTGACAAATCGAACGACGGGGAAGTCCTGCAAGCGAATATGCATGCGCGAAGCGGATCCACGGCGGCTGCCGAGAAGCAGCGGGACGAAATTCGGGAGGCGTTGGCGTTCAAGCGATACGAACTGGACGCCCAGGGCGTGGAGATGAATCAACGCTATCACTCGAGCGCTGCGGTGACCGATGGGCAAGCCGAACCGGAGTTCACGCGTGACCGTGAACTGTATTACCAGACGACGACATGGCCCGGCGCGCGTTTGCCGCATGCCTGGATTTTCGACGCCCGCGGACGGCAACACTCCACGCTCGATCTCGCAGGACATGGGCGATTCGTACTGTTTACCGGTCTTGGCGGCGAAGCATGGGTTGAGGCTGCCTCAACAGTCGGTGAGGAGCTGGGAGTGGAGGTTGACGTGCACGTTATCGGTCCGCGGCAGTCCTATGCGGACCACACTGGCGACTGGGCTCGCGTGCGCGAAATCGGCGACAGTGGTTGCGTATTGACCCGCCCGGATCATCATGTGGCGTGGCGTAGCCTCGCGTTGCCGAATGATCCGGCAGCCGAGCTTCGCCGGGTATTGAAGCAGGTGCTGTCGAAGTAA
- a CDS encoding transcriptional regulator, TetR family, translating to MASRTLPDARTARARRPAELKRIEQQRAQETRSAILHAALTEFSSKGFEAASIRSIADRIGMQHPLITYHFRSKEILWQAVADYVFERVRQERDASLFRLGPANAVDRLKLAYRALFRFTVAFPEFHRFILQESLGSSSRLQWLADAFLKPLIGWLLPQIRAAQQEEALPNVEPIVFHYMLISLTSTLSGFGPEFSATSDRSPSDPALAEEYWRTVEQLVFGALASR from the coding sequence ATGGCGTCACGAACCCTACCTGATGCACGCACTGCCCGGGCACGTCGCCCGGCGGAGCTGAAGCGTATTGAGCAGCAGCGTGCTCAGGAAACGCGTTCGGCCATTTTGCATGCGGCGCTTACCGAATTTTCATCAAAGGGTTTCGAAGCCGCGAGTATTCGCAGCATTGCAGACCGAATCGGGATGCAGCATCCGCTCATTACCTACCACTTTCGCTCCAAAGAAATCCTGTGGCAGGCGGTAGCCGACTATGTATTCGAACGTGTGCGGCAAGAACGCGATGCAAGTCTGTTCAGACTTGGTCCGGCTAACGCGGTCGATCGGCTCAAGCTGGCCTATAGGGCGCTATTTCGCTTCACTGTCGCGTTTCCTGAGTTTCACCGCTTCATACTTCAGGAATCGCTCGGTTCCAGCTCGCGGCTGCAATGGCTCGCCGATGCTTTCTTAAAACCGCTAATCGGTTGGCTGCTGCCGCAAATCCGTGCCGCCCAGCAAGAAGAGGCGTTACCCAACGTCGAGCCGATTGTTTTCCACTATATGTTGATTAGTCTGACGTCGACGCTTTCGGGCTTCGGTCCGGAATTCTCAGCGACCAGTGATCGATCACCGTCCGATCCGGCACTGGCCGAAGAATATTGGCGCACCGTAGAGCAACTCGTATTTGGCGCATTGGCATCACGCTAG